In a genomic window of Pieris brassicae chromosome 7, ilPieBrab1.1, whole genome shotgun sequence:
- the LOC123712064 gene encoding uncharacterized protein LOC123712064 isoform X4, translating into MMAVLWVVLFWASVGLRAVTGLPVGETPQVYPHESHNEEYVGWGSEGGLYTLPALALVLTAVGLLFGCTWCYQHKDCKPNEGADNEIFTESVSHLHDARSRSQPPDSGFSEPVNNNISEDNNNGPISLREMQNIANNNAAVYIVSENEERNRIRESVVEFEPLPRIRVLDPLERCADWFAGDDFPRNRLQYLREIGRGWFGRVVEGEIEDGPSSGTVAVKILNQNASLEDKARFLDEGRMYRDIRHENVLPFIAKCLSEDPWLLMFELCSMDLHQYLEVNRPKMAILNESGVPLQLMCDVTSGLAHLHSRGFLYGTLWSGTVLIRNGETARALLGQYGTNEPQHDFFAPEVSRQPNSHTTSSEVWSVGFLLWEVCAWGATPPRAPPPPHLPCPYRNHLYQVMQLCWNPNPENRPTASQVHALLNHLHTTHLHTETDDHFEERWQRLKPNTIPKIDEHIAIVHAPSTSTDSQFGSDLEFESAQTIPDSLSVGDAAVSRSSSIMSDKEPLSVQIKSESLTNLHGSFEDVRNIYLTHNEAAALECHQGNIGMEEKEHDRSDSSVDPWLKDIITGSQDDVSYFKDVSDVIKNLDNILNSEKTSSSESSHQASPSRDNLSLECKKDYPMQTSLVKSPGIRNFQNISDMGFDSKDDSTCDDDVDRDTIGTLSHSFERHSDTNSQYTLENITPETPIKDFISNLNESFSEQNFSLVNENKTLPREELPNDKIEDSDKEVPKLKELCEALPRLSNKMEMIKDCTSEDNNALGTDIIKDTKSVELIPNEGIDKSELICDTGIDQMNDTTESQVPFSESEINHLNKDALVNEITTTLSDIDQSDASAREENNDLKHIHSESLVQSLTASQTINEVKVITTNTDEDVHEIETNDYVGDHQVEQSCITHTELFLANEIEAQKSQYYESGNQNSVSNDMRDVEKQISYENEDLTQPELIQMTPVTDVQLDEIVNELEYIEDNSIDLETGCASLENVINLGISHATLDNEKLKDLNAKESHIESDLGIESELENVGILAELPDLVQISERATDVTSQESQTESQYSPEKVQNLSKENISSDSQDDTICLDQVTVKYMDLVGSKQDKESASDMSTESTVYMNFSGEQNEISKMYKNEPLSFLESQTVSEADIDKNDSTVYLDLPSVIREMDTFLHAEKLISGHDVGFKDNFHASTPVGSNSSADNVLDSNEHDALVNPNKIADYSAMASEKLEQKGVADTSPFESPTKSHPTDTYDENSSVVLGPFESYTQDTFKSKIGTDLVDLPKEELLAFSSNFSEINLETPSPLRDGNFLNEVPDLIHDDFDDSTSQPKPVVLSDPHTDTDETEEQSTTEKRISPSTPPNSPGNFLASTSQAYIVDIDLDNEPVQHIDINEMDVSQLAIAENENNMNLEYSGPLVEESLNDSITRFNDTLPESFLAGNGGVEETENVGIDEERMKELRNELELKLPLAQVAGIEPASSWTELPPPPELLVTYGALSPIAEETGHQLTAYENDDNWNTSVRTESSESYPEPANNSTDEVTELPTGLASATQQSQHSTYTIHSNATYTLQRDASKEITMSADSLIGSPLKKVPEETASPDADKTYTICDADKESNCERISQVSPFLLSPTTDTSAPSDLHAAVSTLSKATVPTDAKSSKPSETQCLSKATSIDSWCSNDTLYNVEENFDDLAMDPDLPLDFAEPDRDKSESEDTLTHNEDDKELSHCSTYIVHDSRSELCETFSPDSITANDNYTYTKVKTTPSANTKSDLNDSTKNTQTKDLAYGTLGSGMPSFSNCTTELASAFDDTWKLPQLELVRRSPMSDMMNVTPLTKAEDKIFAFDSPEVVTIPKLNKMDSVEITFEDQDKDVNYPVLNDCSNINFKDVINTMTSTPVTEADDNMGEVVPCTLTKVKDGDAEISAITSSFLNEVSPNNVKEEGVNHTSHSSLNTNRISDDKSGISDDVSKFETFMRSAEVRPQELSNNTGVVGYLETTKITCNNSEFPETSEVSSKNFDLFEQSAEIRPQNSNSDSNGIRHKEEILNYYTNDDSSKNTDSFMMSVEMRPQDLSNAYKIVNKETNNIVNAMDDDNSLKSFQSFLDLAETKPQERSYSKSEDQQVSSSNSIPFKVSDTKADDSESSLSLINFQSFIQSAEIRPQDISKTSSERVSSNGEQSDRDNHLSQNSNDSLAVSKKTISYSDFENSASSKPQDMQSFEKSRSDESGVGSEGFRNFEAFARNRPQDLLSLIDASSMLLSSERTTSEHAINSFMNRDITPSTSKLAQEQSVIINPTFASFRDSPDRDNDDDFVTDLDENEQPHSIIITESPLLANINKGHTLDSLGEDSRGSKADEDIEDVNLSSNILEKSFMKDSEEEPSEETKCNGSNQVFATVNFISETFEELLESNVDDNEANEPKGTNHESSRVSESKIPTKDVSEQTKIQSDSEDKVADVTQDFLQNEKNFCQLDAYFPLLSDIRFTGPGTEIMSTSFTQESPTEPTSPECERDSTTEKDKPSELLKEWDSDTDSHSTNSSSGEFIWKDGDGHETALVPNTHFQHR; encoded by the exons CCGAACGAAGGAGCCGATAACGAG ATATTCACAGAGAGTGTGTCTCATCTCCATGATGCACGCAGCCGATCTCAGCCGCCGGACTCTGGTTTCTCAGAACCAGTGAACAACAATATCAGCGAGGACAACAACAATGGACCGATATCGCTCAGGGAGATGCAGAATATCGCCAACAACAATGCGGCGGTATACATCGTCAGTGAAAATGAGGAAAGGAATCGTATTCGGGAGTCCGTTGTCGAGTTTGAACCGCTGCCTCGTATACGCGTGCTGGATCCGTTGGAGAGATGTGCTGATTGGTTTG CTGGAGATGACTTTCCCAGAAACCGATTGCAATACCTTAGAGAAATTGGTCGCGGATGGTTTGGCAGA GTAGTAGAAGGTGAAATAGAAGACGGACCGTCATCAGGCACGGTGGCTGTCAAGATACTAAACCAGAATGCGAGTCTAGAAGACAAGGCTCGTTTTCTAGATGAAGGTAGAATGTATCGAGATATCCGTCATGAAAACGTTCTACCGTTTATTGCCAAATGCCTATCTGAGGATCCTTGGTTGCTTATGTTTGAGCTGTGCTCTATG GACCTCCATCAATACTTAGAAGTGAACCGTCCGAAAATGGCGATACTAAACGAAAGTGGGGTGCCTCTGCAGCTGATGTGTGATGTCACTTCCGGCTTAGCTCATTTGCACTCCAGAGGATTTTTATATGG tacACTATGGAGCGGGACAGTGCTAATTCGTAATGGAGAAACTGCACGTGCGCTTCTTGGCCAGTATGGAACTAATGAGCCGCAGCACGACTTCTTCGCGCCCGAAGTCTCGAGGCAGCCCAATTCACACact ACGAGTAGTGAGGTGTGGTCCGTGGGCTTCCTCCTCTGGGAGGTGTGTGCTTGGGGGGCCACCCCACCCCGCGCCCCGCCGCCCCCACACTTGCCCTGCCCCTATAGGAACCATTT ATACCAAGTAATGCAGCTCTGCTGGAATCCAAATCCTGAAAATCGTCCAACGGCATCACAAGTGCACGCGTTACTCAATCATCTGCACACCACACACTTACACACCGAAACAGACGACCACTTTGAGGAACGCTGGCAGAGACTCAAACCCAACACTATCCCAAAAATAGATGAACATATAGCCATAGTCCATGCCCCGTCCACATCCACAGATTCACAGTTCGGATCTGATCTAGAATTTGAAAGCGCACAAACTATACCAGACTCCCTGAGCGTAGGAGACGCGGCGGTTTCCCGATCCAGCAGCATAATGTCCGACAAGGAACCCCTTTCTGTCCAAATAAAGTCGGAAAGCCTTACCAATCTACATGGATCCTTCGAGGATGTCCGAAACATTTATCTCACGCACAATGAAGCGGCAGCCCTCGAATGCCACCAAGGGAACATCGGTATGGAAGAGAAGGAACATGATCGCTCCGACAGCTCGGTCGATCCTTGGCTCAAAGACATCATAACCGGAAGCCAAGATGACGTGAGCTACTTCAAAGACGTCAGCGATGTTATTAAGAATCTcgataatatattgaattccGAGAAAACTTCGAGTTCCGAATCGAGCCACCAGGCCAGTCCTTCAAGGGACAACCTCAGTCTAGAATGCAAAAAGGACTATCCTATGCAGACGAGCCTCGTCAAGTCTCCTGGAATACGGAACTTCCAAAATATATCAGATATGGGTTTCGATTCCAAGGATGATTCCACCTGCGATGATGATGTCGACCGAGACACAATTGGAACTTTGAGCCACTCCTTTGAACGCCACAGCGACACAAATAGCCAATATACACTCGAAAATATAACACCTGAAACGCCGATAAAAGACTTCATTAGTAATCTTAATGAATCCTTTAGCGAACAAAACTTTAGCTTAGTTAACGAAAATAAAACTCTGCCTCGAGAAGAATTGCCGAACGATAAGATAGAAGATAGTGATAAAGAAGTACCCAAATTGAAGGAATTATGTGAAGCCTTGCCTagattaagtaataaaatggaAATGATAAAAGACTGCACATCAGAAGATAATAATGCTTTAGGGACtgatattattaaagataCTAAGTCAGTAGAATTAATACCAAATGAAGGAATTGATAAGAGTGAACTGATTTGTGATACTGGAATAGACCAAATGAATGATACAACAGAATCTCAAGTACCATTTTCTGAAAGTGAGATTAATCATCTAAACAAAGATGCACTAGTCAATGAAATAACTACAACATTAAGTGATATTGATCAATCAGATGCAAGTGCTAGGGAAGagaataatgatttaaaacaCATTCATTCTGAATCATTAGTTCAATCTCTAACAGCAAGCCAAACTATAAATGAAGTTAAAGTCATAACTACTAATACTGATGAAGACGTTCACGAAATAGAGACCAACGATTATGTTGGTGATCACCAAGTGGAACAAAGTTGTATTACACACACGGAATTGTTTTTAGCAAATGAAATAGAAGCACAAAAAAGTCAATATTATGAAAGTGGAAATCAGAATAGTGTTAGTAATGATATGCGTGACGTAGAAAAGCAAATCTCGTATGAAAATGAAGATCTAACGCAACCGGAATTGATACAGATGACACCCGTTACAGATGTACAATTAGATGAAATCGTTAACGAGCTAGAATACATTGAAGACAACAGTATTGATTTGGAAACTGGGTGTGCCTCGTtagaaaatgttataaatttaggAATTAGTCATGCTACTTTAGATAATGAAAAGTTAAAGGATTTGAATGCTAAGGAATCTCATATAGAAAGTGACTTAGGTATAGAAAGTGAACTAGAAAACGTAGGAATATTAGCAGAGCTACCTGATTTAGTACAAATAAGTGAAAGGGCAACTGACGTTACAAGTCAAGAATCTCAAACGGAATCTCAGTATTCACCTGAAAAAGTACAAAACTTAAGCAAGGAAAACATTTCGTCCGATTCTCAAGACGATACCATCTGTCTGGACCAAGTTACAGTTAAATATATGGATTTAGTCGGATCGAAACAAGACAAAGAAAGTGCGTCAGATATGTCCACCGAAAGCACAGTCTATATGAATTTTTCTGGAGAACAAAACGAAATTtcgaaaatgtataaaaacgaACCGTTGTCGTTCTTAGAAAGCCAAACGGTGTCCGAAGCTGACATAGACAAGAATGATTCCACCGTTTATTTAGATCTCCCTAGCGTCATAAGAGAGATGGACACCTTCTTGCATGCAGAAAAGTTAATTAGTGGTCATGATGTAGGGTTCAAAGATAATTTTCATGCTAGTACCCCTGTAGGTAGCAATAGCTCCGCAGATAACGTCCTCGATTCTAATGAGCATGACGCACTAGTGAATCCAAATAAAATAGCAGACTATTCTGCGATGGCCTCGGAGAAACTAGAACAAAAAGGTGTAGCGGATACCAGTCCCTTCGAATCGCCGACAAAAAGTCACCCTACAGATACATACGACGAGAACAGTTCAGTCGTCTTAGGACCTTTCGAAAGCTATACACAAGACACGTTCAAAAGTAAAATTGGAACGGATTTAGTAGACTTACCTAAAGAAGAACTTTTAGCATTTTCGTCGAACTTCAGCGAAATAAATCTAGAAACGCCATCACCGTTACGCGATGGGAACTTTTTAAACGAAGTGCCGGATTTAATTCACGATGACTTCGACGACAGTACGAGTCAACCGAAACCTGTAGTTTTGTCGGATCCCCACACTGATACGGACGAAACTGAGGAGCAATCGACAACTGAGAAGAGAATATCTCCATCGACCCCACCCAATTCGCCTGGAAACTTTCTAGCATCGACATCTCAGGCGTACATAGTCGATATCGACCTCGACAACGAACCCGTCCAGCACATTGATATTAACGAAATGGACGTTTCTCAGCTGGCAATAGCTgaaaacgaaaataatatgaaCCTAGAATATTCCGGACCGTTGGTGGAGGAAAGCTTGAACGATTCGATAACACGATTTAATGATACGTTGCCGGAATCGTTTTTGGCAGGAAATGGCGGAGTTGAGGAAACTGAGAATGTGGGGATAGATGAAGAACGAATGAAGGAGCTTAGGAATGAATTAGAATTGAAACTGCCATTGGCCCAG GTAGCAGGCATTGAACCCGCCAGTTCGTGGACTGAATTGCCTCCTCCGCCTGAGTTGTTAGTGACGTATGGAGCTCTAAGTCCAATTGCTGAAGAAACTGGACACCAGCTCACCGCTTATGAAAATGAtgataatt GGAACACCTCTGTACGCACAGAATCGTCCGAAAGTTATCCAGAGCCAGCCAACAATTCCACAGACGAAGTGACAGAGTTACCAACGGGACTGGCCAGTGCCACTCAGCAATCACAACATTCGACATACACCATACACTCTAATGCCACATACACTTTGCAACGAGATGCCAGCAAGGa AATCACCATGAGCGCCGACAGTTTAATCGGAAGCCCATTAAAGAAAGTTCCTGAAGAAACGGCATCCCCAGACGCCGACAAGACCTATACTATATGCGACGCGGATAAGGAATCGAACTGTGAAAGAATATCTCAAGTGTCCCCGTTTCTTCTAAGTCCGACAACTGACACGTCCGCTCCCTCAGATTTGCACGCGGCCGTGTCCACTCTGTCGAAGGCGACGGTCCCCACCGACGCCAAATCATCAAAACCTTCCGAAACCCAGTGCTTGTCGAAGGCGACAAGCATCGACTCGTGGTGTTCGAACGACACGCTTTATAACGTCGAGGAGAACTTCGACGACTTGGCGATGGATCCCGATCTACCTCTCGATTTTGCGGAGCCGGATAGAGACAAGAGTGAAAGCGAAGATACGCTCACTCACAACGAAGACGATAAAGAGCTCAGCCACTGCTCCACTTACATCGTCCACGATAGCAGGTCTGAACTCTGCGAGACGTTCTCTCCGGATTCCATCACCGCTAACGATAATTACACTTACACCAAAGTCAAGACGACGCCATCCGCTAACACGAAATCGGATCTCAACGATTCGACCAAAAATACTCAAACTAAAGATCTAGCTTACGGCACGCTTGGATCCGGAATGCCTTCGTTTTCGAACTGTACCACCGAACTCGCTTCTGCTTTCGACGATACGTGGAAATTACCGCAGCTGGAATTAGTGAGGAGATCTCCGATGAGCGATATGATGAACGTTACTCCGCTGACTAAAGCTGAGGATAAAATTTTCGCGTTCGATTCTCCGGAAGTAGTCACAATTCCGAAACTGAATAAAATGGATAGTGTAGAAATAACTTTCGAGGATCAGGATAAAGATGTCAATTATCCTGTACTTAATGAttgttcaaatattaatttcaaagatGTCATAAATACCATGACGAGCACTCCGGTGACCGAGGCCGATGATAATATGGGAGAAGTGGTTCCGTGCACCTTAACGAAAGTAAAGGATGGAGACGCTGAAATAAGTGCTATAACTTcatcttttttaaatgaagtgtCACCTAATAACGTCAAAGAGGAAGGCGTTAATCATACGAGCCATAGTTCTTTGAATACAAATCGAATAAGTGATGATAAAAGTGGTATAAGTGATGATGTATCTAAGTTTGAAACTTTTATGCGTTCAGCAGAAGTAAGGCCGCAAGAATTATCCAACAATACAGGCGTGGTTGGATATTTAGAAACGACTAAAATAACTTGTAATAATTCTGAATTCCCCGAAACGAGTGAAGTTAGTTcgaaaaattttgatttatttgagcAATCAGCTGAAATTAGACCACAAAATTCTAATAGTGATAGCAATGGAATCCGTCACAAAgaagaaattttgaattattacacTAATGATGACAGTTCAAAAAACACTGATTCTTTTATGATGTCGGTGGAAATGCGGCCGCAAGATTTATCGAACGCTTATAAAATAGTCAACAaggaaacaaataatatagtcAACGCCATGGACGAcgataatagtttaaaatcatttcaatCATTCCTAGATTTAGCGGAAACAAAGCCACAAGAGAGATCGTATAGTAAAAGCGAAGATCAGCAAGTATCTTCAAGCAATTCTATCCCGTTTAAAGTCTCAGACACAAAAGCAGATGATTCTGAATCGAGCCTAAGTCTGATAAACTTTCAATCGTTCATACAATCTGCGGAAATAAGGCCACAAGATATCTCTAAAACTAGTAGCGAACGTGTAAGTTCTAACGGTGAACAATCTGATAGAGATAACCATCTTAGTCAAAACAGCAACGATAGTTTGGCGGTATCTAAAAAAACGATCTCTTATTCTGATTTCGAAAATTCCGCTTCCTCAAAACCACAGGATATGCAGTCTTTCGAAAAGTCTCGAAGCGACGAAAGCGGCGTTGGATCAGAGGGGTTTCGGAACTTCGAGGCATTCGCTAGAAATCGCCCACAAGACTTACTGTCCCTAATCGATGCTAGTTCAATGCTACTGAGCAGTGAGAGGACGACGAGTGAACACGcgataaatagttttatgaaTAGAGACATTACACCTTCAACGAGTAAACTTGCCCAAGAGCAGTCGGTCATTATTAATCCGACGTTTGCAAGTTTTAGGGATTCGCCTGACCGGGACAATGACGATGATTTTGTGACTGATTTAGATGAAAATGAACAGCCTCATTCAATTATAATCACTGAAAGCCCGCTTTTAGCTAATATCAATAAAGGTCATACTCTCGATTCGCTCGGAGAAGATTCAAGAGGATCTAAGGCAGATGAAGACATAGAGGATGTGAATTTGTCGAGCAATATTCTTGAGAAAAGTTTTATGAAAGACTCTGAAGAGGAACCAAGTGAGGAAACCAAATGTAACGGAAGCAACCAAGTATTCGCAACCGTAAATTTTATAAGCGAAACTTTTGAAGAACTTCTAGAGAGTAATGTGGATGATAACGAAGCTAATGAACCGAAAGGGACCAACCATGAATCAAGCCGTGTTTCAGAATCCAAAATTCCAACGAAAGATGTTTCGGAACAGACGAAAATCCAAAGTGATAGTGAAGACAAAGTTGCGGATGTAACGCAGGATTTTTTGCAAAATGAAAAGAATTTTTGTCAGCTTGATGCGTACTTTCCACTTCTAAGTGATATAAGATTCAcag GCCCAGGAACAGAAATAATGAGTACTTCTTTCACACAAGAATCACCGACTGAACCGACATCCCCCGAGTGCGAACGAGACAGCACTACGGAGAAAGACAAGCCCTCCGAGCTATTGAAAGAGTGGGACAGCGATACTGACTCACATTCTACTAATTCGTCTAGTGGGGAATTTATATGGAAG GACGGAGACGGACACGAGACAGCCCTTGTGCCGAACACGCATTTCCAACAC CGTTAA